In Lolium rigidum isolate FL_2022 chromosome 3, APGP_CSIRO_Lrig_0.1, whole genome shotgun sequence, the genomic window CTATTGGGCTAAAGTGAAAGGCCCATTCCATTTTTAGCTGTCCAAAGTCCAAATACCAAGCACACACATACTCAGGCTCATGGCTGCATCGTTCCAATCGAAAAATTCCCCACGTGAGCGTTCCAAACTTCCAATCCCTAGCGCGCTTCTCTCTCGCGATGACCGACCTGGACAGCTGCATGGCTACACGCACCATCGGCTGCTACAAGGCCTTGAGCAGTCGAGCGCCTAACTTTCTGATCTCTGCTGCCGCCGATGAACTCGGACGAGGAGATTTGATTGCATATGTAGGAACCGGAAGAGCTAGAGGTGGTGGTTGCGACAGCTGCAAGTAATTTCCCCCCTTTTCCGATTGTTTGTGTTTGTCATGTTTTCTATGTACAATACCAACAATAAATAGATCATCCAattttttatcaattttaatTTTGTGGGACATTCAACCAGCTATTGCTTAGatatttttttatcatttttttatcAGCAGGACTACTTTTTGTAGTTTCTAATATTTAATTTTGTGGGACATTCAACCAGCTATTTGCTTAGATATCCATATTGAAAACTTACTTTTTTGCGGATCGCTCATTTCATTATGCACACTTGCATTTGTGCTTAAAAAAATTATCTAAAAATGTTCGCCCCCGCAAAGCTCAATTCCTGGGTCCGCCACTGCGCACCATCGGCTGCTACAAGGCCTTGAGCAGTCGAGCGCCTAACTTTCTGATCTCTGCTGCCGCCGATGAACTCGGACGAGGAGATTTGATTGCATATGTAGGAACCGGAAGAGCTAGAGGTGGTGGTTGCGACAGCTGCAAGTAATTTCCCCCCTTTTCCGATTGTTTGTGTTTGTCATGTTTTCTATGTACAATACCAACAATAAATAGATCATCCAattttttatcaattttaatTTTGTGGGACATTCAACCAGCTATTGCTTAGatatttttttatcatttttttatcAGCAGGACTACTTTTTGTAGTTTCTAATATTTAATTTTGTGGGACATTCAACCAGCTATTTGCTTAGATATCCATATTGAAAACTTACTTTTTTGCGGATCGCTCATTTCATTATGCACACTTGCATTTGTGCTTAAAAAAATTATCTAAAAATGTTCGCCCCCGCAAAGCTCAATTCCTGGGTCCGCCACTGAGTATGTACATACTGGTCGCGTGTCAAGATATTGGCTACGTGCGTCATCCCGACAATGACAAGTAACCAGCGATTGGCCGCGTGCCCCGCGACCACACGCGACTAGTAACTACGATACTAACTTTGACGAACAGGCTCACCTACCGGCAGTCGCCATTCTCGTCGCCGTTCCTACTCTCCCCACAAATTTGTTGAGCTGCAAGTGAGACAGGTCAGTTTCTCTACAATAAAGAGGGGGAGAAATTCATCCTGATAAGTCGGCAGAGGTGGTTGTTTGGGAAAAACCAACCTAagattgggtggttaggagggtggttgtaccacaagcccaccagagtttaaaccccaggtttgacatctgtgtgtcttataagaggcgacgttcccgtcgacagtgaGACGCTTGTGGCGATTTTATCAATTTCAAGATTCAACCcgtcggctcagtcttccgggggTACTCATAgatgtagggtgtgcgtgtgtgcgttcatatgaGTGAGTGTATACACGTGTATGTgaacgtctgcgtttgtactatgTTTCTCAGGAAAAAAAAGAGGTGGTTGTTTGGAGAATAGTGTGCTGTTGAGTTGTACAAGCACAGTTGTAACTTGTAAGACTATTTTTGTCATCCTCCTTTTTTATTAATAATGAAAGTCACACGTTCTGTTGTGTATTCTGGACAAAAAAATGTGGAAACAAGCGAGAGCTCGCCAGTTAATGGGCCGTGAAACTTAAGAGCGAACACAACCGTACACGTCTAAAACTCTGAATAAAGGGACGCATTCTTTTTTCGTGTTGTTGGCATTACTGCTCTTGCCGGCCTAATCCAGTTGAAAGCAACCGAGCACAAGTCTTGGCCGTGATTTAACCGCGCAGTACGCATGTCTTGCATGCGGCTTGGCGCCTTGTGCACCGGCCGTCGTAGCGTAGCGTCGCTCTCTCGCTGGCGAGTAGGCCGTCCGGCGCGCGCCGTCGTACGTCCCACGTGCGTGCATTACAGCTCTGCCTCTGGACCAGTTCTTTTAAGTCCGAGCGAGATCGGCGTCAGCTAGCTCCGCCAAAAAACGTAGTGAGATGGCAGCCGCCGGCGACGATGGCATCACGCACCGCGACGTCGAGGTAAACGGCGTGCGCCTGCACGTCGCGGAGGCCGGGCCGGCGGGCGCCCCCGTGGCGCTGCTGCTCCACGGCTTCCCGGAACTGTGGTACACGTGGCGGCACCAGATGccggcgctcgccgccgccgggtaCCGCGCCGTGGCGCCCGACCTGCGCGGGTACGGCGGCTCcgacgcccccgccgccgccgcggccgggccTGAGCAGTACACTGCCCTGCACGTCGTGGGCGACCTGGTGGCCCTCGTCGACTCCCTCGGCCACGACAGGGTGTTGGTGGTGGCGCACGACTGGGGCGCCATCCTGGCGTGGCACCTCTGCCAGTTCCGGCCGGACAAGGTGGTTGCTCTGGTCGCCATGAGCGTCCCCTTCACCCCCAGGGACCCGGTTCAGACGCCGGTTGGCGCGCTGAGGTCCCTCTACGGCGACGAGTACTACGTATGCCGTTTCCAGGAACCTGGAGCGATGGAGGCAGAGTTCGCTCGGCTGGGCACGGAGCTGGTGCTCCGGAAGTTCCTGTCCATGCGGACAGCCGACCCCTTGTTTATCCCATACAGCGGGTGGGGATCGCCGGACGACGAGGTGCCGCTGCCTAGCTGGATCTCCGACGAGGATATCAAGTACTACGCCAGCGAGTTCGACAGAACCGGTTTTACCGGGGGAATCAACTACTACCGTGCATGGGATAAGTAAGCACCTCATCTTTCCTTCAATCTTTCTACTCTTTTCGAGTATAAATGTCAGGCGAGCAGGCATATTCAACGAAAACTTGTTTTTAAAGTAGCCGGTACCTACAGGAGTGACGTCAGCAATGACGTCAGCCATGTGCTGACCAATTTTTGCACAAAATTGTGAAACAAATTtgaaacataattgaaacataactgaaacactaatatttttgtgaaacaaaccgtagtgacgtcagcaatgatgtcatcagtttcactttttgtcAAACTGTTTCACTATTTTTTccatgtatcactttagtttcaaaaaagtttcacttgtgtttcaattattagttttatattagacaAATATCAAAAGCCTCACAAATCTCAAAGCACAGAGTGAAGGGTAGATGTAACACCTACACCTACCGGCTCCTTTAAAATCGCCGCTCTCGCATATTCAAAGAAGAATTATGTTTGGCCAACAAGAGAACCATGCTGAGATGGGACATATTACATATGTTGAGAGATGTAGATAGTAGTTTTTATAGGGACTAATTTGTAATATGCCCTACTGATGTATATACTAGAGAAAGGGGGCATGTACTAGAATAGTCTAGTTCTCTCAGGATAAATTCCCCACTTGCATATAACCTTGTACAGATGAAATCCTACAGACCAAGTGGTTATTTCCCCAAATCCATCTTCTTGCAagccaacatggtatcagagcaggcgAATCCTGTGTGATTTCCCTGTGAGTTTGGCCTTCGTCGTGTGTTGACTGCGGCGCTGTGTCGCCGGAAATAGCGGGGAGAAAttttgccggccggccggccgcggtGCCGCGGGAACATCAGGGAGAGAAGCTGGTGGACGTGGAGCCGCAGGAACGCCAAGGAGAGACGCTGGTGGTCGTGCGTCCGCGGAGCTGCGACATTGTCAGGTTGGTCACAGGTCTCGCTTATGCTGTTGTTGAGGATCTGCTAAGTACGGGGCTGCTTTGTCTTGCCAAGAAAATTAATTTGGAGAGAGGTACACAGTGCTTGTTCTAAAGCTCTTTGGTTCATATCGTGGGATTACTTGGCTTCATTGAGGTAGTAATCTTGGGCTGTCAAGCCGTGAGCACTAGCTCTTTCTGTATTCAGAGGTAGAAGAACAGAGTTATAAAGGAGAAGAACAGAGTTAGTACTTGCTTAAGTCATTTTTGCTTTGTGTGACGGTTGATGCTAGTAGAGACAAGATGGGTGACTCCAGTGTTCAGAAACTTTGTGAGAGCATGCAAAAAGTACTTGCTCAGTTCATGGAAACACAATTGAAGTCCAGTGGTACTTCCGATAGCTCAAAAATCATCTTGGAACAAAACCCGGTCAAGCTGTCTGGACCAGGGGACTATTTCAGTTGGGCTCGTCATGCTTCCCTGATCTTAGGATCACATGGTCTCCATAAGTTCTtaaaggaagatggagagaagtcAGATGACGGGGATGCAAAACAGGAACAATGGGAGCAGAATCAACAGCGAGTTATGGTTTGGTTGTTGGGATCCATGGATGCATCTGTACGAGAACAAGTTGAAAACCTGCAGACTGCAGCTCAGATTTGGAAGGAAATTGAAAAACAATTCTCAGGAAAGTCTAACAAGATGCAAGTGTGTAGAATACTTCATGAGATGAGGTATATCAAGCAAGATCAAAAATCCGTGACTGAGTATGCAGGGGAGCTAAAGAAGCTATATAGGGACCTTGAGTTCTTTCGCCCATTTAAGCCACATGATCCAAGAGACTTATCACTTCTTCGTGAGTGGTTTGAGCCCTTACTTGTGCAGATTTTTCTTGATGGTCTAAACTCAGATTTCAGCCTTCGGCGTGAAATGATATTAGCAGCCCCTGAGTGGCCAACCTTGGATGAGACTATTTCAAGCATTCTTGAGGAAGAAACTCGCCTAACCCATCAATCACCCACAACAAGAGCTACTGATTCTTGTGCATCTTTGTCTCTTCGTACAATGCCTCCAGCTGCTGCACTCTCCAAGTTTGGCAACCAAAAGAAAGCTAAAGGAGTATGTGAACATTGTAAGAGGCCAGGCCATATAAAGGACAATTGCTACGAGCTGCATGGTTTCCCTAATTCGAAGTCATTTTGCGATCATTGCAAGAAGCCAGGCCATAC contains:
- the LOC124695160 gene encoding epoxide hydrolase A-like — encoded protein: MAAAGDDGITHRDVEVNGVRLHVAEAGPAGAPVALLLHGFPELWYTWRHQMPALAAAGYRAVAPDLRGYGGSDAPAAAAAGPEQYTALHVVGDLVALVDSLGHDRVLVVAHDWGAILAWHLCQFRPDKVVALVAMSVPFTPRDPVQTPVGALRSLYGDEYYVCRFQEPGAMEAEFARLGTELVLRKFLSMRTADPLFIPYSGWGSPDDEVPLPSWISDEDIKYYASEFDRTGFTGGINYYRAWDKTWELTAPWSGAEIKVPVKFIIGDLDLTYNIPSTQDFICKGDSSKFVPLLDDVVVMEDVGHFINEEKPNEINELIINFIKKFS